One window of Candidatus Mycobacterium wuenschmannii genomic DNA carries:
- a CDS encoding HNH endonuclease signature motif containing protein — protein sequence MSLTASLPELVNEPGRLEVLFDEMAELAGQRNAIDGRLVEIAAEIDRDGLWGATGARSVAALMAWKMGCSTGTAHTITTVASRLPEFPRCVGALRAGRLSLDQVGVIAARAGDGSDAHYAQLAAVATVAQLRTAVSLEPRPDPDPRPAPPRAIRKTTSEQSTSWRITLPHDEAAIFDAALAAHREALYAQWKQDHDQGGPATPPMPGTIEAFLRLVETGWDSEAARRPHSAHTTVVVHVDVEARAAALHLGPLLTDAERAYLTCDATCEVWFQRDGHPIGAGRTTRTINRRLRRALEHRDRCCVVPGCGATRGLHAHHLTHWENGGPTDLTNLILVCPYHHRQHHHGDLTITGPADHLTITDDDGHPLTNTSLARPPTTTPPDVPPYPGPLGERAQWWWYDPYQPQPPPSNN from the coding sequence ATGTCGTTGACCGCGTCGCTGCCGGAGTTGGTGAATGAGCCGGGGCGTCTGGAGGTGTTGTTCGACGAGATGGCGGAGTTGGCGGGTCAGCGCAACGCCATCGATGGGCGGCTGGTGGAGATCGCCGCCGAGATCGACCGCGACGGGTTGTGGGGGGCCACCGGGGCACGCTCGGTCGCGGCGCTGATGGCCTGGAAGATGGGCTGCTCTACGGGCACCGCCCACACCATCACCACGGTGGCGTCTCGGCTGCCGGAGTTTCCCCGCTGTGTGGGCGCGCTGCGGGCGGGCCGGCTGTCGCTGGATCAGGTCGGCGTCATCGCCGCCCGCGCCGGCGACGGCTCCGATGCCCACTACGCCCAACTGGCCGCGGTGGCCACCGTCGCCCAGCTGCGCACCGCGGTCAGCCTGGAACCGCGCCCCGACCCCGACCCACGCCCTGCCCCGCCACGCGCGATCCGCAAAACCACCAGCGAGCAGTCCACCAGCTGGCGCATCACCCTCCCGCACGACGAGGCCGCCATCTTCGATGCGGCCCTGGCAGCGCACCGGGAAGCGCTGTACGCCCAATGGAAACAGGACCACGACCAGGGTGGGCCCGCTACGCCGCCGATGCCGGGCACCATCGAGGCGTTCCTGCGCCTGGTCGAGACCGGCTGGGACAGCGAAGCCGCCCGCCGCCCCCACAGCGCGCACACCACCGTCGTCGTGCACGTCGACGTCGAAGCCCGCGCCGCCGCACTGCATCTGGGCCCACTGCTCACCGACGCCGAACGCGCCTACCTGACCTGCGACGCCACCTGCGAAGTCTGGTTCCAGCGCGACGGCCACCCCATCGGCGCCGGGCGCACCACCCGCACCATCAACCGCCGGCTGCGCCGCGCCCTGGAACACCGCGACCGTTGCTGCGTGGTCCCCGGCTGCGGGGCCACCCGCGGCCTCCACGCCCACCACCTCACCCACTGGGAAAACGGCGGCCCCACCGACCTGACCAACCTGATCCTGGTCTGCCCCTATCACCACCGCCAACACCACCACGGCGACCTCACCATCACCGGCCCCGCCGACCACCTCACCATCACCGACGACGACGGCCACCCACTGACCAACACCTCCCTCGCACGACCACCCACCACCACCCCACCCGACGTCCCCCCATACCCCGGACCACTCGGCGAACGCGCCCAATGGTGGTGGTACGACCCCTACCAACCCCAACCACCACCCTCGAACAACTGA
- the egtD gene encoding L-histidine N(alpha)-methyltransferase: MTLTLSNHLAADSAYEALCRDVRAGLQSTPKSLPPKWFYDAVGSDLFDQITRLPEYYPTRAEAEILRARAAEIAAASRADTLVELGSGTSEKTRVLLDALRDAGTLRRFVPFDVDASMLSIAAKAIQEEYPGVEIAAVCGDFEEHLAKIPTGGKRLFVFLGSTIGNLKPAAREEFLIGLAATLRPGDSLLLGTDLVKETGRLVAAYDDAAGVTAQFNRNVLAVINRELNADFDVDAFTHVAAWNPAEERMEMRLRSERAQRVRIAALNMTVEFDSGEQVLTEVSCKFRAEKVAAELADAGLRLTQWWTDAAGDFGLSLSVK; encoded by the coding sequence ATGACACTGACGTTGTCCAACCACCTCGCCGCGGACTCGGCATACGAGGCGCTGTGTCGCGACGTGCGTGCCGGCCTGCAGAGCACGCCGAAGTCGTTGCCGCCCAAGTGGTTCTATGACGCCGTGGGTAGCGACCTGTTCGACCAGATCACCCGGCTGCCGGAGTACTACCCGACCCGGGCGGAGGCGGAGATCCTGCGGGCCCGCGCTGCAGAGATCGCCGCCGCCAGCCGCGCCGACACGCTGGTCGAACTCGGCAGCGGAACCTCGGAGAAGACTCGCGTGCTGCTCGACGCGCTGCGCGACGCCGGCACCCTGCGCCGATTCGTCCCGTTCGACGTCGACGCCAGCATGCTGTCGATCGCCGCCAAGGCCATCCAAGAGGAATACCCTGGAGTCGAAATCGCCGCCGTGTGCGGTGATTTCGAGGAGCATCTGGCCAAAATCCCGACCGGAGGGAAGAGGCTTTTCGTGTTTCTCGGGTCGACCATCGGCAACCTGAAACCCGCTGCGCGCGAAGAGTTTCTGATCGGCCTTGCCGCGACCCTCCGACCCGGCGACAGCCTGTTGCTGGGCACCGACCTGGTCAAGGAGACCGGCCGGCTCGTCGCCGCCTATGACGATGCGGCCGGGGTCACGGCCCAGTTCAATCGCAACGTGCTGGCGGTGATCAACCGAGAACTCAACGCGGACTTCGATGTGGACGCATTCACCCACGTCGCCGCGTGGAATCCCGCCGAGGAGCGGATGGAGATGCGGCTGCGGTCCGAGCGGGCGCAGCGGGTGCGGATCGCGGCGCTGAACATGACCGTCGAATTCGACTCCGGCGAACAGGTTCTCACCGAGGTGTCGTGCAAGTTCCGCGCCGAGAAGGTCGCCGCGGAATTGGCCGACGCCGGACTGCGGCTCACCCAGTGGTGGACCGACGCCGCCGGCGATTTCGGGTTGTCGCTGTCGGTCAAGTGA
- a CDS encoding aspartate-semialdehyde dehydrogenase, with protein sequence MGANRLSIGIVGATGQVGQVMRTLLDERDFPATDVRFFASARSQGRKLPFRGQEIEVEDAETADPSGLDIALFSAGATMSRVQAPRFAAAGATVIDNSSAFRKDDDVPLVVSEVNFADAANRPKGIIANPNCTTMAAMPVLKVLHDEAQLVRLVVSSYQAVSGSGLAGVSELADQARAVIDDAEQLVHDGGALQFPAPKTYVAPIAFNVVPLAGKLVDDDSGETDEDQKLRFESRKILGIPDLLVSGTCVRVPVFTGHSLSINAEFAQPLSPERAREILSAAPGVKLVDVPTPLAAAGVDESLVGRIRRDPGAPEGRGLALFVSGDNLRKGAALNTIQIAELLAAQL encoded by the coding sequence ATGGGCGCCAATCGGCTCTCGATAGGGATAGTCGGCGCGACCGGCCAGGTCGGCCAGGTGATGCGCACGTTGCTCGACGAGCGCGACTTCCCGGCCACCGACGTGCGGTTCTTCGCGTCGGCCCGGTCGCAGGGCCGCAAGCTGCCGTTCCGCGGTCAGGAGATCGAGGTCGAGGACGCCGAGACGGCCGACCCGAGCGGCCTGGACATCGCGCTGTTCTCCGCCGGCGCGACGATGTCGCGGGTGCAGGCCCCGCGGTTCGCCGCCGCGGGTGCCACCGTGATCGACAACTCGTCCGCGTTCCGCAAGGACGACGACGTGCCGCTGGTGGTCTCCGAGGTCAATTTCGCGGACGCGGCGAACCGGCCCAAGGGCATCATCGCCAACCCGAACTGCACGACGATGGCCGCGATGCCGGTGCTCAAGGTGCTGCACGACGAGGCCCAGCTGGTTCGCCTGGTGGTGTCGAGCTACCAGGCGGTGTCCGGCAGCGGCCTGGCCGGGGTGTCGGAGCTGGCGGACCAGGCCCGCGCCGTCATCGACGACGCCGAGCAGTTGGTGCACGACGGGGGCGCGCTGCAGTTCCCGGCGCCCAAGACCTACGTTGCCCCGATCGCTTTCAACGTCGTGCCGCTGGCCGGCAAGCTGGTCGACGACGACTCCGGCGAGACCGACGAAGACCAGAAGCTGCGCTTCGAGAGCCGCAAGATCCTGGGCATTCCCGACCTGCTGGTCAGCGGGACGTGCGTGCGGGTTCCGGTGTTCACCGGCCACTCGCTGTCGATCAATGCCGAGTTCGCGCAACCACTTTCACCCGAGCGGGCGCGCGAGATCCTGAGCGCGGCGCCGGGTGTGAAGCTGGTCGACGTGCCCACGCCGCTGGCCGCCGCCGGCGTCGACGAGTCGCTCGTCGGCCGGATCCGTCGCGACCCGGGTGCGCCGGAAGGCCGCGGGTTGGCGCTCTTCGTCTCCGGTGACAATCTGCGTAAAGGCGCGGCGTTGAACACCATTCAGATCGCCGAGCTGCTCGCCGCGCAGCTGTGA
- a CDS encoding DUF4185 domain-containing protein, translating into MPQPVLPTLAPGEVVRIGPAAGTGTPTRDYGIGATDLCVFMEFPTQVVQVCGDSFAGQGVGFGGYYSPVALRVDTSSVDDPDGVKYTGVTGINEPLLADPTPVGASQLPAGVVQINRDNYVLITTTKDLVPQSSRLVKAEAAQGLWRTVPGTARDADYAGGQQSQISGYYDPIPTPESQTGWVYLVADSFDRSQPLTLYRVAPEHFGDRSRWQGWAGGWGKPPIPLWEDMIGEISMTQIDGKTVLSYFNSSTGNMEVRVADDPAALATSPVTTVVQHDDWPEPAESLPDPHDNRLAQPYGGYISPGSTLDEVRVFVSQWHNTDGRARSPYRVIQFAVNPLKPWS; encoded by the coding sequence ATGCCGCAGCCCGTGCTGCCCACCCTGGCGCCTGGCGAGGTGGTTCGCATCGGACCGGCCGCGGGCACCGGTACACCCACCCGCGACTACGGCATCGGCGCCACCGACCTGTGCGTGTTCATGGAATTCCCGACCCAGGTGGTCCAGGTCTGCGGTGACAGCTTCGCCGGCCAGGGCGTCGGATTCGGCGGCTACTACTCGCCGGTCGCGCTGCGGGTGGACACCTCGTCGGTGGACGACCCGGACGGGGTCAAATACACCGGGGTCACCGGCATCAACGAACCGCTGCTGGCCGATCCGACGCCGGTCGGGGCGTCGCAGTTGCCGGCCGGCGTCGTGCAGATCAACCGGGACAACTACGTGTTGATCACCACCACCAAGGACCTGGTACCGCAGAGCTCGCGGCTGGTGAAAGCCGAAGCTGCGCAAGGCCTTTGGCGGACCGTCCCGGGTACCGCGCGGGACGCCGACTATGCGGGCGGGCAGCAGTCGCAGATCAGCGGCTACTACGACCCGATCCCGACGCCCGAGTCGCAAACCGGCTGGGTGTACCTCGTCGCCGACAGCTTCGACCGCAGCCAGCCGCTCACGCTCTACCGCGTAGCGCCGGAGCACTTCGGCGATCGGTCGCGCTGGCAGGGCTGGGCGGGCGGTTGGGGTAAGCCACCAATCCCGTTGTGGGAAGACATGATCGGCGAGATCAGCATGACGCAGATCGACGGCAAGACGGTGCTGTCTTACTTCAACTCGAGCACCGGGAACATGGAGGTGCGGGTGGCCGACGACCCGGCCGCGCTGGCCACCTCGCCGGTCACCACGGTGGTCCAGCACGACGACTGGCCCGAGCCCGCCGAGAGCCTGCCCGATCCGCACGACAACCGACTGGCCCAGCCCTACGGCGGCTACATCTCGCCCGGATCGACGCTCGACGAGGTGCGGGTGTTCGTCAGCCAATGGCACAACACCGATGGCCGGGCGCGCTCGCCCTATCGGGTCATCCAGTTCGCGGTGAACCCGCTGAAACCCTGGTCGTAG
- the egtB gene encoding ergothioneine biosynthesis protein EgtB: MQRARDRTLRLVDFDDAELRRQYDPLMSPLVWDLAHIGQQEELWLLRGGNPDRPGILSGDVEGLYDAFVHSRASRVDLPLLSPEQARSYCRTVRAASLDALDRLPDDPEHNFVYGLVVSHENQHDETMLQALNLRMGPALLQEARALPPGRPGLAGTSVLVPGGPFVLGVDGADEPFSLDNERPAHVVDVPAFRIGRVPVTNGEWQRFVADGGYAQPHWWSARGWEHRQAAGLTAPQFWCADGQTRTRFGHVEDIPADEPVQHVSYFEAEAYAAWAGARLPTEREWEKACAWDPQRNARRRYPWGADEPSPARANLGGDALRPAPVGAYPDGASAYGVEQLLGDVWEWTSSELEPWPGFTPMIYQRYSAPFFGGDYRVLRGGAWAVAAGIVRPSFRNWDHPYRRQIFSGVRLAWSIDADPETR, translated from the coding sequence ATGCAGCGGGCCCGCGATAGAACCCTGCGCCTGGTCGATTTCGACGACGCCGAACTGCGGCGCCAGTACGACCCATTGATGAGCCCCCTGGTCTGGGACCTTGCGCACATCGGCCAGCAGGAAGAGCTGTGGCTGCTGCGTGGCGGGAACCCGGATCGCCCGGGCATCCTGTCCGGCGATGTCGAAGGGCTCTACGACGCGTTCGTGCATTCCCGCGCCAGCCGTGTCGACCTGCCGCTGCTCTCGCCCGAACAGGCCCGCAGCTACTGCCGGACCGTGCGGGCGGCCTCGCTCGACGCGCTCGACCGGTTGCCCGACGACCCCGAGCACAACTTCGTCTACGGCCTGGTCGTCAGCCACGAAAACCAGCACGACGAGACGATGCTGCAGGCTCTCAACCTGCGCATGGGACCGGCGCTGTTACAGGAGGCCCGCGCGTTGCCGCCCGGGCGACCCGGCCTCGCCGGAACCTCGGTGCTGGTCCCCGGCGGACCGTTCGTGCTCGGCGTCGACGGTGCCGACGAGCCGTTCTCGTTGGACAACGAGCGGCCGGCGCACGTCGTCGACGTGCCGGCATTTCGCATCGGCCGGGTCCCGGTGACCAACGGCGAATGGCAACGATTCGTCGCCGACGGCGGCTACGCGCAACCGCACTGGTGGTCGGCCCGCGGCTGGGAGCATCGTCAAGCCGCGGGACTGACCGCTCCGCAATTCTGGTGCGCCGACGGGCAGACCCGTACCCGGTTCGGTCACGTCGAGGACATTCCCGCCGACGAACCGGTGCAGCACGTCAGCTATTTCGAAGCGGAGGCCTACGCTGCGTGGGCCGGAGCGCGCCTGCCCACCGAACGCGAGTGGGAGAAGGCCTGCGCCTGGGACCCGCAACGCAACGCCCGACGCCGCTATCCCTGGGGCGCCGACGAGCCGTCGCCGGCCCGCGCGAACCTCGGTGGCGACGCCCTGCGACCGGCGCCCGTCGGCGCCTACCCGGACGGTGCGTCCGCGTACGGGGTCGAGCAGTTGCTGGGCGACGTGTGGGAGTGGACGAGTTCGGAGCTGGAACCGTGGCCGGGCTTCACACCGATGATCTACCAACGGTATTCAGCACCGTTCTTCGGCGGCGACTACCGGGTGCTGCGCGGCGGGGCATGGGCGGTCGCGGCCGGTATCGTGCGTCCCAGCTTCCGCAACTGGGACCACCCCTACCGCCGGCAGATCTTCTCCGGTGTCCGGCTGGCCTGGTCCATCGACGCCGATCCGGAGACGCGCTGA
- the egtA gene encoding ergothioneine biosynthesis glutamate--cysteine ligase EgtA, with protein sequence MAFAVASQVDPARLTDGEFASAADAAQFVSDACLADGPVGRVGLEIEAHCFDPAEPRRRPTWDEITRVLEALPAMPGESVVTVEPGGAVELSGPPALGVTDAIDAIANDQAVLRKAFDAAGLGLVPLGADPLRPAERVNPGARYRAMEEFFVASHTGEAGAAMMTSTASVQVNLDAGPQSGWTERVRLAHALGPVMVAISANSPLLSGNFSGWRSTRQRVWSQLDSARCGPILTASDEDPGTDWARYALKAPVMLVHSPEPVPVTHYLPFADWADGRELLGGRRPTRYDLEYHLTTLFPPVRPRQWLEIRYLDSLPADLWPAVVFTMVTLLDDPVAADLAAEAVEPVATAWDTAARIGLTDQRIYTAANRCVAVAADRAPDSLQAGMQRLVAAVEQGRCAADDVADRVIETGIAATVTALAVGER encoded by the coding sequence ATGGCGTTTGCCGTCGCGTCGCAGGTTGATCCCGCGCGCCTGACCGATGGCGAGTTCGCCAGTGCCGCGGACGCGGCGCAATTCGTGTCCGACGCCTGCCTGGCCGACGGGCCGGTGGGCCGGGTCGGCCTGGAGATCGAGGCACACTGCTTCGACCCGGCCGAGCCGCGACGCCGGCCGACCTGGGACGAGATCACCCGCGTCCTGGAGGCATTGCCCGCGATGCCGGGCGAGAGTGTGGTCACCGTCGAACCGGGCGGCGCCGTCGAGTTGTCGGGCCCGCCCGCGCTGGGAGTGACGGACGCGATCGACGCGATCGCGAACGATCAGGCCGTGCTGCGCAAGGCGTTCGACGCCGCCGGACTCGGGCTGGTGCCGCTGGGGGCGGATCCGCTGCGGCCGGCCGAGCGCGTCAACCCGGGCGCACGCTACCGCGCGATGGAAGAGTTCTTCGTCGCGAGCCACACCGGCGAAGCGGGCGCGGCGATGATGACGTCGACCGCGTCGGTTCAGGTCAACCTCGATGCCGGGCCGCAGTCCGGCTGGACCGAGCGGGTCCGGCTGGCGCACGCGCTCGGACCGGTGATGGTCGCGATCTCCGCCAACTCGCCGCTGCTCAGCGGCAACTTTTCCGGTTGGCGCTCGACCCGGCAGCGGGTGTGGAGCCAGCTCGACTCGGCGCGCTGCGGGCCGATCCTGACCGCCAGCGACGAGGATCCCGGCACCGACTGGGCGCGCTACGCGCTCAAAGCGCCGGTGATGCTCGTGCACAGTCCGGAGCCGGTGCCCGTCACCCACTACCTGCCGTTCGCCGACTGGGCCGACGGACGCGAACTGCTCGGCGGCCGCCGTCCCACCCGCTATGACCTGGAGTATCACCTCACCACGCTGTTTCCGCCGGTCCGGCCGCGGCAGTGGCTGGAAATTCGCTACCTGGACAGCTTGCCCGCCGATCTCTGGCCGGCCGTGGTGTTCACCATGGTCACGCTGCTCGACGACCCGGTCGCGGCGGACCTGGCCGCCGAGGCGGTCGAACCGGTCGCCACGGCGTGGGACACCGCGGCGCGGATCGGTCTGACCGACCAGCGGATCTACACCGCCGCCAACCGCTGCGTGGCCGTCGCCGCCGACCGCGCGCCCGACAGCCTCCAGGCCGGGATGCAGCGGCTCGTCGCCGCGGTCGAGCAGGGGCGCTGTGCCGCAGACGATGTCGCCGACCGGGTGATCGAGACCGGCATCGCCGCCACCGTGACCGCTCTGGCGGTAGGGGAGCGGTGA
- a CDS encoding sensor domain-containing protein — MRRICTAATTFGCLVVMSVPVASARPSDPGVVSYAVLGKGSVGNIVGGPMRDETLFAQPFQGFAVDNPVCNNWADIGLPEVYGDPDLASFNGASTQTSPTDQTHFVKQAVGVFATAAAAGSAFHRVVDRTIGCSGQTTAMHLDNGTTQVWSFDGAPAGAADASWSKQEAGTDRRCFTQTRLRENVLLQAKVCQSGNGGPAANVLAGAIQNALGQ; from the coding sequence ATGAGGCGGATCTGTACTGCCGCAACAACTTTCGGCTGCCTCGTGGTGATGTCCGTCCCGGTCGCATCGGCACGCCCGTCGGACCCCGGCGTGGTCAGCTACGCCGTCTTGGGCAAGGGTTCGGTGGGCAACATCGTCGGCGGACCGATGCGGGACGAGACGTTGTTCGCCCAGCCGTTTCAGGGTTTCGCCGTCGACAACCCGGTGTGCAACAACTGGGCCGACATCGGGCTGCCCGAGGTCTACGGCGACCCCGACCTCGCGTCATTCAACGGGGCCAGCACCCAAACCTCGCCGACCGACCAGACGCATTTCGTGAAGCAGGCGGTCGGGGTGTTTGCCACAGCCGCGGCGGCCGGGTCCGCTTTCCACCGGGTAGTCGACCGCACGATCGGTTGCTCGGGCCAGACCACGGCCATGCATCTGGACAACGGCACGACGCAGGTGTGGTCGTTCGACGGCGCTCCGGCGGGCGCCGCGGACGCGTCGTGGAGCAAGCAGGAGGCGGGAACCGACCGGCGATGTTTCACGCAGACCCGTCTGCGGGAAAACGTCCTGCTGCAAGCCAAAGTCTGTCAGTCCGGCAACGGTGGTCCGGCGGCGAACGTGCTGGCCGGAGCCATTCAGAACGCGCTCGGACAGTAG
- a CDS encoding aspartate kinase: MALVVQKYGGSSVSDADRIRRVAERIVEAKKQGNDVVVVVSAMGDTTDNLLDLAQQVCPAPPARELDMLLTAGERISNALVAMAIESLGAQARSFTGSQAGVITTAVHGKAKIIDVTPTRLRAALDEGQIVLVAGFQGVSQDTRDVTTLGRGGSDTTAVALAAALHADVCEIYTDVDGIFSADPRIVPNARRLDTVTFEEMLEMAACGAKVLMLRCVEYARRYNIPVHVRSSYSDKPGTIVTGSIEDIPMEEPILTGVAHDRSEAKVTVVGIPDYPGYAAKIFRAVADADVNIDMVLQNVSKIENGKTDITFTCPRDNGPAAVEKLDALKGEIGFSQVLYDDHIGKVSLIGAGMRSHPGVTATFCEALAQVGVNIDLISTSEIRISVLCRDTELDKAVVALHEAFGLGGAEEATVYAGTGR; the protein is encoded by the coding sequence GTGGCGCTCGTCGTGCAGAAATACGGCGGATCCTCGGTGTCGGACGCCGACCGGATTCGTCGCGTCGCCGAGCGCATCGTCGAGGCCAAGAAGCAGGGCAACGACGTCGTCGTGGTGGTCTCCGCGATGGGTGACACCACCGACAACCTGCTCGATCTCGCCCAGCAGGTGTGCCCGGCCCCGCCGGCGCGCGAGCTGGACATGCTGCTGACCGCCGGCGAGCGGATCTCCAACGCGCTGGTCGCGATGGCGATCGAGTCGCTCGGCGCGCAGGCCCGCTCGTTCACCGGGTCGCAGGCCGGCGTGATCACCACCGCCGTGCACGGCAAGGCCAAGATCATCGACGTCACGCCGACCCGCCTGCGGGCCGCGCTGGACGAGGGCCAGATCGTGTTGGTGGCGGGTTTTCAGGGCGTCAGCCAAGACACCCGCGACGTCACCACGCTGGGCCGCGGCGGCTCGGACACCACCGCGGTCGCGTTGGCCGCGGCGCTGCACGCCGACGTCTGCGAGATCTACACCGACGTGGACGGCATCTTCAGCGCCGACCCGCGGATCGTCCCCAACGCCCGCCGCCTGGACACGGTCACGTTCGAGGAGATGCTCGAAATGGCCGCCTGCGGAGCGAAGGTGCTGATGCTCCGCTGCGTCGAATACGCCCGCCGCTACAACATCCCGGTGCACGTGCGCTCGTCGTACTCCGACAAGCCCGGCACCATCGTCACCGGATCGATCGAGGACATACCCATGGAAGAGCCCATCCTGACCGGCGTCGCCCACGACCGCAGCGAGGCCAAGGTGACGGTCGTCGGCATTCCCGACTACCCCGGCTACGCCGCGAAGATCTTCCGCGCCGTCGCCGACGCCGACGTGAACATCGACATGGTGTTGCAGAACGTCTCCAAGATCGAGAACGGCAAGACCGACATCACCTTCACGTGCCCCCGCGACAACGGGCCGGCCGCGGTGGAGAAGCTGGACGCGCTCAAGGGCGAGATCGGCTTCAGCCAGGTGCTGTACGACGACCACATCGGCAAGGTGTCGCTGATCGGCGCCGGCATGCGTAGCCATCCCGGAGTCACCGCCACGTTCTGCGAGGCGCTGGCCCAGGTCGGCGTCAACATCGATCTGATCTCCACCTCGGAGATCCGTATCTCGGTGTTGTGCCGTGACACCGAACTAGACAAGGCCGTCGTCGCGTTACACGAAGCATTCGGCCTCGGCGGTGCCGAGGAAGCCACGGTGTATGCGGGGACAGGACGATAG
- the egtC gene encoding ergothioneine biosynthesis protein EgtC gives MCRHLGWLGRETSVSSLMLDPPNGLRVQSYAPRRQKHGLMNADGWGVGFFDGQTPRRWRSAAPLWGDVSFDSIAPALRSHCVVAAVRSATVGMPIEASATAPFTDGQWLLSHNGVVDRDVLPTSATAESTCDSAVLAALIFTRGLGVLGQTIAEVGAADPNARLNIMAANGSRLLATTWGDTLSILRRDDGLVLASEPYDDQPGWEDVPDRHLVEVTAERVTVTALNPTKG, from the coding sequence ATGTGCCGGCACCTCGGCTGGCTCGGGCGGGAAACCTCGGTGTCCTCGTTGATGCTGGACCCGCCGAACGGCCTTCGGGTGCAGTCGTATGCGCCGCGCCGGCAGAAGCACGGCTTGATGAACGCCGACGGTTGGGGCGTGGGCTTTTTCGACGGTCAGACGCCGCGTCGCTGGCGCAGCGCGGCACCGCTGTGGGGAGATGTTTCCTTCGATTCCATCGCGCCGGCACTTCGTAGTCACTGCGTAGTGGCTGCGGTGCGGTCGGCTACCGTGGGTATGCCGATCGAAGCCAGCGCGACCGCCCCGTTTACCGACGGGCAGTGGCTGCTGTCGCACAACGGCGTCGTCGACCGTGACGTGTTGCCTACCAGTGCCACGGCCGAATCCACCTGTGACAGTGCCGTTCTCGCCGCGTTGATCTTCACCCGCGGGCTCGGTGTGCTCGGGCAGACCATCGCCGAGGTTGGCGCCGCCGACCCGAACGCCCGGCTGAACATCATGGCCGCCAACGGTTCTCGGCTGCTGGCCACGACGTGGGGCGACACGTTGTCGATCCTGCGCCGCGACGACGGCCTGGTGCTGGCCAGCGAGCCGTACGACGACCAACCCGGCTGGGAAGACGTCCCGGACCGCCACCTTGTCGAGGTAACCGCCGAGCGGGTGACCGTGACCGCTTTGAACCCAACGAAGGGATAG